In a genomic window of Mucilaginibacter sp. KACC 22063:
- a CDS encoding response regulator transcription factor, with protein sequence MLLKLIYKYRQLLIYGLSLGVLFIILRWLEWQFIFQQQAFKIYGGIIAILFTALGIWIATKLISPKVQTIILEKEASFDSPFEVNQAEIDRLRLSKREMEVLQLMADGLTNPQIAEKLFVSLNTIKTHSSNLFLKLEVTRRTEAIKNARKLRLIP encoded by the coding sequence ATGCTCTTAAAACTAATTTACAAATACAGGCAATTGCTCATCTACGGTTTAAGCCTTGGTGTTTTGTTTATTATACTGAGATGGCTCGAGTGGCAGTTTATTTTTCAGCAGCAAGCGTTTAAAATTTATGGTGGCATTATAGCCATATTATTCACTGCTTTAGGCATCTGGATAGCGACTAAATTAATCTCACCAAAGGTTCAAACTATCATTTTAGAAAAAGAAGCCAGCTTCGATAGCCCTTTTGAAGTCAATCAAGCTGAAATTGACCGTCTGCGTTTAAGTAAACGTGAAATGGAGGTATTGCAATTAATGGCCGATGGATTAACCAACCCGCAAATTGCCGAAAAGCTGTTCGTTTCGCTAAATACCATTAAAACCCATAGCTCAAACCTGTTCTTGAAACTTGAAGTAACCCGGCGTACCGAGGCCATTAAAAATGCACGAAAGCTGCGATTGATTCCTTAA
- a CDS encoding MarR family winged helix-turn-helix transcriptional regulator: protein MVDKKNIGLELGKAMQEIRTLIRQYIQAMLKENDINLTFEMLEVLYVLWQNDGINQQEIADLTLRDKSSVTYLIDNIVKRHMVTRVEDKQDRRNKKIFLTPEGARLKDLLEPSVARAYGKALGDVPAKDAQALLMLLQKMVDNLKTC from the coding sequence ATGGTTGACAAAAAAAATATTGGCCTTGAGCTGGGGAAAGCGATGCAGGAAATTCGCACCCTGATCAGGCAATATATACAGGCAATGCTGAAAGAAAACGACATCAACCTCACCTTTGAAATGCTGGAAGTGCTGTATGTCCTTTGGCAAAATGACGGTATCAACCAGCAGGAAATAGCAGACCTTACTTTGAGGGATAAATCCAGTGTCACTTACCTCATCGATAATATTGTTAAAAGGCACATGGTGACCCGCGTTGAGGACAAGCAAGACAGGCGCAACAAAAAAATATTCCTTACACCAGAAGGTGCCAGGCTAAAAGATCTTTTGGAGCCAAGTGTTGCACGGGCATATGGAAAAGCCCTTGGAGATGTACCAGCTAAAGATGCACAGGCATTGCTCATGCTACTTCAAAAAATGGTAGATAATCTTAAAACCTGCTAA
- a CDS encoding universal stress protein, whose amino-acid sequence MKSLLIPYDNSPACANALTYAADICKHYHITRIYLLKSYYVSALAQILPSADLVQISTEEVQEFYNESLKELDNVEKKLSALCENKVVIESILTEQTIVRGLLETVADVSPDYIVIGSGGNKPEFEGSVSEHVVEIARVSPIPVLVVPPMAKFKPVKKLLIPCDFENLNRFSSLKTLWAAELSLQTEVIVYNVDPEKKYLGKEQEQEQLLKAFMDKYHFTVAYSGDKDIVASVISFARESGVDAIVALPGSHSFFYRLTHQSISEGLAQNTNYPVFIMK is encoded by the coding sequence ATGAAAAGCCTGTTAATTCCCTACGATAATTCTCCTGCCTGCGCTAACGCACTTACTTATGCTGCAGACATTTGCAAACATTATCATATCACCCGCATATATCTGCTTAAAAGCTATTATGTTTCGGCATTAGCGCAAATTTTACCTTCCGCTGATCTGGTACAGATAAGTACCGAAGAAGTACAGGAGTTTTATAATGAAAGCCTTAAAGAATTAGATAATGTAGAAAAAAAGCTATCGGCGCTTTGCGAAAACAAAGTCGTTATTGAGTCGATACTTACGGAGCAAACCATAGTAAGAGGGCTTTTGGAAACCGTTGCTGATGTATCACCGGATTATATTGTGATCGGTAGTGGCGGCAATAAGCCTGAGTTTGAAGGTTCGGTTAGCGAGCATGTTGTTGAAATTGCCCGTGTAAGCCCGATACCTGTACTGGTGGTACCGCCAATGGCAAAATTTAAGCCTGTTAAAAAGCTACTTATTCCATGCGATTTTGAAAATCTCAACCGCTTTTCATCATTAAAAACTTTGTGGGCTGCTGAACTTAGTTTGCAAACAGAGGTTATTGTGTACAATGTAGATCCGGAAAAAAAGTACTTAGGAAAAGAACAGGAACAGGAGCAGCTACTAAAAGCATTTATGGATAAGTACCACTTTACGGTAGCTTATTCCGGCGATAAGGATATTGTCGCCTCGGTCATATCATTCGCCCGTGAAAGCGGTGTTGATGCTATTGTAGCTTTACCCGGCAGCCATAGTTTCTTTTACAGGCTTACACACCAGAGCATTTCAGAAGGCCTGGCACAAAACACCAACTACCCGGTTTTTATTATGAAGTAG
- a CDS encoding (d)CMP kinase: protein MLTLEELGERICIIGPSSSGKSTLAKTLGQKLGYAVCHLDQLAHVPNTNWEVRDKALLKKDHHQFLIENNQWIIEGNYSFLMKDRFAKATYVIWLDFGVGGSITRYIKRSIKNADKRPGNLPGAKSQFSWALIRYIIFSAPKNRPKYRNLINESKVNLLYLASYKQLKNYYRFWGLKA from the coding sequence ATGTTAACTTTAGAAGAGCTGGGAGAACGAATTTGCATCATTGGCCCCAGCTCCAGTGGTAAATCTACCCTTGCAAAAACTTTAGGGCAAAAATTAGGCTATGCAGTTTGCCATCTTGATCAGTTAGCACATGTGCCAAATACTAATTGGGAAGTGCGGGATAAAGCCTTGTTAAAAAAAGACCATCACCAATTTCTCATTGAAAACAATCAATGGATCATTGAAGGGAATTACAGCTTCCTGATGAAAGACAGGTTTGCGAAGGCTACCTATGTGATATGGCTTGACTTTGGGGTGGGTGGTTCTATAACACGATATATAAAACGAAGCATCAAAAACGCCGACAAAAGGCCGGGCAATCTGCCGGGTGCTAAAAGCCAATTCAGCTGGGCACTGATCCGTTATATTATTTTCTCTGCGCCTAAAAACCGCCCGAAATACCGTAATTTAATTAATGAAAGCAAGGTTAATCTTTTATACTTAGCTTCATATAAACAACTTAAAAACTATTACCGCTTTTGGGGTTTAAAGGCATAA